The Lentisphaera araneosa HTCC2155 genome includes the window ATATCCATAGCTTAGTGGGCTCAAAAAACGACCTCGATGGTGTCATGCTAACGGGAGTCAATCGCTCAATCAATCGAGAAAAGCTAGATTGGGAAAAACTTAAAAACGAACTCAACAATCCTCACCATCAACGCTACCTTGTCTTTGAAAACTATCGTCACATGCTCAAAGTCAGAAAATCCTCGGCATGCTTTAACCCCTTTGCTCCTTTCAAGATCTATGAGCTCTCCAATAGTCTTTTTTGCATGCTTCGCGAATCGGCTGATCGCAAAGAAAAAGTTCTCGTTCTCGCCAACTTTGCCCACTCCGCAAAAACTTACGAAAACTTACCTTTCCAAGGCAGATATAGTGATCTCATTACGCAAGAATTCTTTGACACAAATGTCCTGCAACTTGAGGCTCACCAATTCTTGTGGCTAAGCATTGAGGGCTAATGGATTCTAATGGGAAATAGATCATCTAATTCCGTCATATTTCTACTTAAAAACCTTCCCACAAAGCAAAAGAGATTTGCGTAAAACTTGTCTTCCTGCTAAGATAGAAAAAGTCGTTTTAACAATAGGATTCGGATGAAACTAGCTAAGTCAATTTTAAAGAAGTTTACCCCCATTTTTCAAAACACCTCTTTTTTCATGCAAGGACAGATGGATATCAACCCAAAATCTCGTTGGACGAATCGTGAACTCCAACAAGAAACAGGTGGTTTTTACCCTAAAGATTCATCCCTTAAACGCACAATTAACAATCTTGAAGCTTGGGACAATACTCGACGTGACATGATCACGCTCATGCTCCGCACCCTGATCGACAAAAAAATCGAGGGTAGTATGGCGGAACTCGGAGTCTACAAAGGCGGTACATCTAAGCTCATTCACAACTATATGCCTGAGCGCCCTTTTCATCTTTTCGATACTTTCGAAGGATTCACCGATCGCAGTGTCACAGCCGAAAAAGGCCACACTGAATTTGAAACGAAAGGCAGTAAGTTTTCTGATACCTCATTAGAAAAAGTTCGTGCACACATTGCGCCACAAAATGATAACGTTCATTTTCACAAAGGTTATTTCCCAGATAGCCTTCCCGATAATTTCCCAGAACAGAAATTTGCCTTTGTTCACCTCGATGCCGACCTTTATGAACCAACTTTTGAGGGCCTCAAATATTTCTACGAGCGCATGTCAAAAAAAGGCATCATTCTCGTTCACGATT containing:
- a CDS encoding TylF/MycF/NovP-related O-methyltransferase — encoded protein: MKLAKSILKKFTPIFQNTSFFMQGQMDINPKSRWTNRELQQETGGFYPKDSSLKRTINNLEAWDNTRRDMITLMLRTLIDKKIEGSMAELGVYKGGTSKLIHNYMPERPFHLFDTFEGFTDRSVTAEKGHTEFETKGSKFSDTSLEKVRAHIAPQNDNVHFHKGYFPDSLPDNFPEQKFAFVHLDADLYEPTFEGLKYFYERMSKKGIILVHDYNAWIGARKAVDDFFADKPELPVPMPDKSGSVLITKQ